A genomic stretch from Podospora pseudoanserina strain CBS 124.78 chromosome 3, whole genome shotgun sequence includes:
- the RGP1 gene encoding Golgi membrane exchange factor (Ric1p-Rgp1p) subunit (EggNog:ENOG503NWFK; COG:S), protein MSPDGPNSSSNNNSSSSNIRVFVRWHEQVVFAGEEVKCTITFKNVARPPGSNNCNGSSKNHVSTPLSSLKPFSQRERLRQPSPLHPGASSSSGGRSKHSSSSSLAPPSAAAAGGRGHHRSSLSLSVPSAASRARAGSIQSPTPWTPATPNSPALSARGGVGGGNGGGVSSPSGSGTQRNGHGHKRSVSIVSIGSSVSTIGGGGDDGQSVAGSASSKRSGRGHTRASSLQILPRAGLFNGPRSATTPRLTASQSSPLFHASYPPERSLNGRRSGGSTAPGTPRVGGSKISPTSEPPNPLAEFRFPAAASPATPITPGMPPTPGPGRSEDDLLSSSGATAGFLNNLPIRQRDQVPTINEHGATLPARVLSTTSIAGTPRSSGEFYSMSNNSSETLASEYVLHQPLRTQPRPPHSRRTSNLVPTAVRPPESLMMGYAQVQGSFTLDGSLVNLAPFEAVKRKAVVGGHGGGVIGLETNTKRDSGLLRSFGWGSITSSIGELLGGGELSTIKEMRGLAGSKAVPLLSTPQSILFVDLQLGPGESMAYEYTFKLPKGLPPTHRGKAMKIFYSLVIGTQRPGGAKEQQVKSVDIPFRVLGSVNSHGEILGHDLMSPYIILRDQAVVKPASKESSSSSQLMVSKPKPPPPTTGPASTMASFLSYVDELLTKSHDNPTAGLLSPTAMPTSRRPSTYSMSDAGFGGLPPPTAKEAIDLAILRSNLTTSPGQQSTNRFEIARNGRRVGVVMLARPAYRLGEIVTLVIDFSNAEIPCYAVHAALETSEKILDPGLALRSEASVYRVTRKVWVSQSEAAMYGRRVVFQPTIPVSATPEFETTGIGLGWRVRLEFVVPVDLEPQLGSNNNNRQQEQQKGGLGDVEEEEEEEEEEGEGDRLRGRGEEGVGLGLSGVNTGGNGGQVVKSKGHPLLEEISRDDRGGLVMVAVENLTCESFEVAVPLRVYGAVCNGLERLERDEALEEGLVV, encoded by the exons ATGTCGCCCGACGGCCCCAACAGCAgtagcaacaacaacagcagcagcagtaatATCCGAGTCTTTGTGCGCTGGCACGAGCAGGTCGTCTTcgctggcgaggaggtcaagtGCACCATCACGTTCAAAAACGTCGCCCGTCCACCAGGCAGCAACAACtgcaacggcagcagcaagaaccATGTCTCAACACCGCTGAGTAGTCTGAAGCCCTTTTCGCAGCGGGAACGGCTGCGCCAACCTTCCCCTTTACACCCCggcgcatcatcatcatcgggtGGGAGGTCGAAGCACAGTTCTAGCAGCAGTCTCGCGCCGCcgtcggctgctgctgccgggggCAGGGGCCATCACAGGTCGAGTCTCTCGCTTTCCGTCCCGTCTGCGGCTTCCCGAGCGAGGGCGGGTTCGATTCAGAGTCCGACTCCGTGGACGCCCGCGACGCCGAACTCACCTGCGCTTTCAGcgaggggtggtgttggtggtggtaatggtgGAGGCGTGTCATCGCCGTCTGGATCGGGGACGCAGAGGAATGGGCATGGACATAAGCGGTCTGTGTCGATTGTTTCGATTGGGTCGTCGGTGAGCACgattgggggtggtggggatgatgggcagAGTGTTGCTGGCTCTGCGAGCTCTAAGCGGTCGGGGAGAGGTCATACTAGAGCTTCGAGTCTCCAGATTCTGCCGAGGGCTGGCTTGTTTAATGGGCCGCGGTCTG CAACTACGCCGAGACTAACAGCTTCGCAATCTTCGCCTTTATTTCACGCGTCATACCCACCCGAACGAAGCCTGAATGGGCGGCGCTCGGGTGGCTCAACTGCGCCTGGGACACCGAGGGTCGGAGGTTCGAAGATTTCGCCCACGTCAGAGCCGCCGAATCCGCTGGCAGAGTTTAGGTTCCCTGCGGCAGCTTCACCGGCTACGCCGATAACACCTGGGATGCCGCCAACGCCGGGCCCGGGACGCTCAGAGGATGACTTGCTTAGCTCGAGTGGAGCGACGGCTGGGTTCCTGAACAATCTGCCTATACGTCAGCGAGACCAGGTTCCGACGATTAACGAGCACGGAGCCACGCTGCCGGCAAGGGTTTTGTCGACTACGAGTATAGCGGGAACACCCAGAAGCAGTGGCGAGTTTTATTCGATGAGTAACAACTCATCCGAGACGTTGGCCTCCGAGTATGTGCTACATCAGCCGCTTAGGACGCAGCCGCGCCCGCCCCATAGCAGGAGGACGTCAAATCTGGTGCCTACTGCGGTGAGGCCGCCGGAATCTCTGATGATGGGGTATGCGCAGGTGCAAGGGTCATTTACGCTGGATGGATCGCTCGTGAATCTCGCGCCGTTTGAAGCGGTGAAGCGGAAGGCGGTAGTTGGTGGGCACGGGGGTGGTGTTATTGGGTTGGAAACGAACACTAAGCGGGACAGCGGTCTGCTGAGGAGCTTTGGATGGGGGAGTATCACCAGCTCGATTGGAGAACTGCTaggcggcggcgagctcAGCACGATTAAGGAAATGCGAGGGCTCGCGGGCTCCAAGGCGGTGCCCCTTTTGTCAACACCACAGTCAATCCTGTTTGTTGATTTACAGCTCGGACCCGGGGAGAGCATGGCTTATGAATACACGTTCAAGCTCCCCAAGGGATTGCCACCAACCCACCGAGGGAAAGCCATGAAAATCTTCTACAGCCTGGTGATTGGCACCCAACGGCCTGGAGGAGCGAAAGAGCAACAAGTCAAATCAGTCGACATCCCATTCCGCGTCCTAGGGAGTGTGAACAGCCACGGCGAGATTCTGGGGCACGACCTCATGTCTCCGTATATCATCCTGCGAGACCAGGCGGTCGTAAAACCGGCCAGCAAGGagtcgtcatcctcttctcaGCTGATGGtctccaaaccaaaacccccaccccccacaacAGGTCCAGCATCAACCATGGCCTCGTttttgtcctacgtggacGAGCTGCTCACCAAATCCCACGACAACCCCACTGCCGGGCTGTTATCCCCAACAGCGATGCCCACCTCGCGGCGTCCATCGACGTACTCGATGTCGGACGCCGGTTTCGGCGggctaccaccaccgacagcGAAAGAAGCCATCGACCTTGCCATCCTCCGCTCCAACCTGACCACCTCTCCGGGCCAACAGTCGACCAACCGGTTCGAGATTGCGCGCAACGGCCGCCGCGTGGGGGTGGTCATGCTTGCCCGACCGGCCTACAGGTTGGGAGAGATTGTGACGCTGGTGATTGATTTTAGTAACGCGGAGATACCCTGCTACGCGGTCCACGCCGCGCTGGAGACGTCGGAGAAGATTCTCGATCCGGGGCTCGCGCTGAGGAGCGAGGCGAGTGTTTATAGAGTGACAAGAAAGGTGTGGGTGAGCCAGAGCGAGGCGGCCATGTACGGacggagggtggtgtttcaGCCGACGATACCGGTGAGTGCGACGCCGGAGTTTGAGACGACGGGGATTgggctggggtggagggttaGGTTGGAGTTTGTGGTGCCTGTTGATTTGGAGCCGCAGCTTGGCAGCAACAATAACAACCGGCAGCAGGAACAGCAGAAGGGGGGGTTAGGggatgtggaagaggaggaagaggaggaggaggaggaaggggaaggggataggttgagagggagaggagaggaaggggtagggttggggttgagcgGGGTGAATACTGGTGGGAATGGAGGGCAGGTGGTGAAGAGTAAGGGGCATCCGTTGCTCGAGGAGATTAGCAGGGATGATagagggggtttggtgatggtggcggtggagaaTTTGACGTGTGAGAGCTTTGAGGTGGCGGTGCCGTTGAGGGTATATGGGGCTGTTTGTaatgggttggagaggttggagagggatgaggcgttggaggaggggttggttgtttaG
- a CDS encoding hypothetical protein (EggNog:ENOG503NTZ6; COG:O; MEROPS:MER0182135), giving the protein MLLTKAFAAALTAAGLLFQNAIAHSVQRRSLSYVTRIEDINIQTPSHRVHAHTSFDVTFHLHSKHQIVRLSLDPNTDLFSDDAAIQHVGADGTITKVEPLDRRAIRVFKGESWVKEDGSTEWKHVGWARISLIRDGKNPIFTGVFTISGNHHHVKTASSYRALAIEGDPEVDEEDDDYMVVWRDTDLSPEPGHVDLKRDLGSMETCASDDLLSNQGSNSLVYRAFNEPLTEGASISPRALFGRQDQIGGNGAGVNLAGSIGSTQGCPTTKRVALIGIATDCGYTSKFRNKEEVRANIIDIVNSASELYERTFNISLGIQNLTISDAQCPGTPPQTAPWNTPCSDSITITQRLSQFSEWRGRWEGDGNAYWTLLTSCGTDNAVGLAWLGAVCQRGATQQGNETTAAANVVVRTSTEWLVFAHETGHTFGAVHDCGQGSCSRGEDKQSQCCPLSSQSCDAQANFIMNPSTGSGITQFSPCSVGNICSFLGRSSQRASCLVSNRNLITITGQQCGNGIVEAGEDCDCGGEQSCAGNPCCDPRTCKFTTGSQCDFSNDECCTGQCRFAAQGSVCRASTGPCDPEERCSGTAAACPADESRPDGDSCGEPGAGLQCASGRCTSRDLQCKTMMGRLTTNNDTYSCSSSGCTLSCQSPEFGPNTCFSMRQYFLDGTPCEGGGKCFNGNCQGTQLGKQVLDWINDNKPIFIPVVIVVGLLFLMAVCSCLFSCCRKSSRSHRKIPKPVPPPYPYGNGMPAMRGPAPGQQGYHQPQQQGWEPMRSTPYRYA; this is encoded by the exons ATGCTTCTTACCAAGGCCTTCGCGGCCGCCCTCACAGCTGCAGGTCTACTGTTCCAAAATGCGATAG CGCACTCTGTACAACGAAGATCGCTGTCCTATGTAACGCGCATTGAGgacatcaacatccaaaCACCATCGCATCGGGTGCACGCCCATACCTCATTCGACGTCACATTCCACCTTCACAGCAAGCATCAAATTGTCCGTCTCTCATTGGACCCAAACACAGATCTCTTCAGTGATGACGCAGCGATCCAACATGTCGGTGCCGATGGTACAATCACCAAGGTCGAACCGCTCGACAGGCGAGCGATCCGTGTGTTCAAGGGAGAGAGTTGGGTCAAGGAAGACGGCTCGACCGAGTGGAAGCATGTGGGCTGGGCTCGAATCAGCTTGATCCGCGATGGGAAAAATCCCATCTTCACGGGCGTATTCACCATTTCAGGAAACCACCATCACGTCAAGACTGCCAGTTCGTATCGTGCGCTCGCGATCGAGGGCGACCCCGAagtcgacgaggaggatgacgactACATGGTTGTTTGGCGCGACACTGATCTCAGCCCTGAGCCTGGCCATGTCGATCTCAAGCGTGATCTGGGCAGCATGGAAACCTGCGCCTCTGATGACCTTCTTTCCAACCAGGGTTCCAACAGCCTTGTGTATCGGGCCTTTAACGAGCCTCTGACAGAAGGCGCATCTATCAGCCCTCGGGCTCTGTTTGGGCGGCAGGATCAGATCGGTGGAAACGGTGCTGGTGTCAACTTGGCCGGGTCGATTGGTTCGACGCAGGGATGTCCGACCACAAAAAGGGTTGCCTTGATCGGTATCGCCACCGACTGCGGTTACACTTCCAAGTTTAGGAACAAGGAGGAAGTGCGAGCCAACATCATCGATATCGTGAACTCGGCCTCGGAGTTGTACGAGAGAACATTCAACATCTCGCTGGGTATTCAGAACTTGACCATCAGCGATGCTCAGTGCCCAGGcacacccccccaaaccgCGCCCTGGAACACGCCCTGCAGTGACAGCATTACTATTACTCAACGTCTGAGCCAGTTCTCAGAGTGGCGCGGCcgatgggaaggggacggCAATGCTTACTGGACGCTGTTGACGAGCTGCGGGACTGATAATGCCGTTGGCCTGGCTTGGTTGGGGGCTGTCTGCCAGCGTGGAGCCACGCAACAGGGGAACGAGACCACGGCTGCTGCCAATGTCGTTGTACGGACATCCACCGAATGGCTTGTCTTTGCCCACGAGACTGGACACACCTTTGGAGCTGTTCATGACTGCGGACAGGGTTCATGTTCCCGCGGCGAGGACAAGCAGTCACAGTGCTGCCCACTGTCGAGCCAGTCTTGCGATGCACAGGCCAACTTTATCATGAACCCTTCGACAGGCAGCGGCATCACGCAGTTTTCACCCTGCAGTGTAGGCAACATCTGCAGCTTCCTTGGGCGTAGCTCCCAGCGAGCCAGCTGTCTCGTCAGCAACAGGaacctcatcaccattaCTGGCCAGCAGTGTGGAAACGGCATTGTTGAAGCTGGCGAGGACTGCGACTGCGGCGGGGAGCAGTCCTGCGCGGGCAACCCATGCTGCGACCCCAGGACTTGCAAGTTCACCACGGGCAGCCAGTGTGATTTCTCCAATGATGAATGCTGTACTGGCCAATGTCGTTTCGCGGCCCAAGGGAGCGTCTGCCGTGCTAGCACCGGTCCTTGCGATCCTGAGGAGAGGTGTTCAGGGACAGCAGCTGCTTGCCCAGCTGATGAGAGCCGTCCAGACGGAGATAGCTGCGGTGAACCTGGCGCTGGCCTGCAGTGTGCTTCTGGCCGCTGCACATCCCGCGACCTTCAGTGCAAGACGATGATGGGCCGTTTGACCACAAACAACGATACCTACTCATGCTCGAGCAGCGGCTGCACCTTGTCTTGCCAGTCCCCCGAGTTTGGGCCCAACACTTGCTTTTCCATGCGACAGTATTTCCTCGACGGCACCCCCTGCGAAGGTGGTGGCAAGTGCTTCAACGGTAACTGCCAGGGTACACAACTCGGCAAGCAGGTTCTCGACTGGATCAACGACAACAAGCCAATCTTCATCCCGGTGGTTATCGTTGTCggtcttctcttcctcatgGCCGTCTGCAGCTGCCTGTTCAGCTGCTGCCGGAAGTCGAGCAGAAGCCACCGCAAGATTCCCAAGCCGGTACCGCCACCATACCCCTACGGCAACGGAATGCCCGCCATGCGTGGACCAGCACCGGGGCAGCAAGGGTatcaccaaccacagcagcaagggTGGGAGCCAATGCGCTCGACGCCGTATCGTTATGCCTAA
- the ACS2 gene encoding acetyl-coenzyme A synthetase 2 (EggNog:ENOG503NUTI; COG:I) translates to MATLHVWCAANSQWSGGRKSTTVVLGLGVWGWARGRLSASLYRYKLRSGRELGSEKKKMPTPTPLPLNASPRAPPSQLPPFTHAPCPSRRVSFVSSSAIIQKRPLLPNIVRQSSSPNLPLICPTSFPPSTTTTCSYRLLLSGLAGPLLLPLRRTFSRFAKAPKSFYPAITNTNTTIMGEQSPKAPVVAEAHAVDTFHPPQKMLDKHPSKPHLSSLEEYQKLYKESITEPKKFWGRLARELLTWSKDFQTVHSGSLAGGDNAWFLEGELNASYNCVDRHAFKDPNKVAIIYEADEPSDGRNVTYGELLRDVSKLAHVLTQMGVRKGDTVAIYLPMIPEAIVALLACSRIGAVHSVVFAGFSADSLRDRVIDGGSKVVITTDEGKRGGKLIGTKKIVDEALKQCPDVGHVLVYKRTGADIPMTEGRDFWWHEEVEKWPSYYPPVAVNSEDPLFLLYTSGSTGKPKGVMHTTGGYLLGAATTGKYVFDIHDGDRYFCGGDVGWITGHTYVVYAPLLLGVSTVVFEGTPAYPNFSRYWDIIEQHKVTQFYVAPTALRLLKRAGNQHVRNEMKHLRVLGSVGEPIAAEIWKWYFEVVGKEEAHIVDTYWQTETGSNVITPLAGVTPTKPGSASLPFFGIEPAIVDPVSGEEIHGNDVEGVLAFKQPWPSMARTVWGAHKRYMDTYLNVYKGYYFTGDGAGRDHEGFYWIRGRVDDVVNVSGHRLSTAEIEAALIEHASIAEAAVVGVADELTGQAVNAFVSIKNGAEVDDALRKDFILQVRRSIGPFAAPKAVFVVPDLPKTRSGKIMRRILRKILAGEEDQLGDISTLSDPSVVEKIINIVHEGKKK, encoded by the exons ATGGCAACATTGCATGTCTGGTGTGCAGCGAATAGTCAGTGGTCGGGCGGAAGGAAATCCACAACGGTGGTCTTGGGGCTTGGTGTCTGGGGATGGGCTCGTGGCCGTCTCTCTGCGTCGTTGTATCGGTACAAGCTCCGGTCCGGCAGAGAGCTGGGAAgtgagaaaaagaaaatgcccacacccacacccctccccctgaaTGCCTCCCCTCGCGCTCCCCCATCCCAGCTTCCACCCTTCACCCATGCACCGTGTCCATCCAGGCGGGTATCCTTCGTCTCGTCTTCTGCCATAATACAAAAACGCCcgctcctccccaacattGTCCGTCAGTCCAGCTCACCCAATCTCCCACTCATCTGTCCCACCTCCTTTCCACCCTCTACCACCACTACTTGTTCCTACCGGCTGCTCCTGTCTGGCTTGGCTGGGCCATTACTACTACCGCTGCGACGAACATTCTCCCGCTTTGCTAAAGCACCAAAAAGTTTCtaccccgccatcaccaacaccaacaccaccatcatgggCGAGCAGTCTCCCAAGGCGCCAGTAGTGGCCGAGGCCCACGCTGTTGACACTTTCC ACCCTCCCCAGAAGATGCTTGACA AGCACCCGAGCAAACCTCACTTGAGCA GTCTCGAGGAATATCAGAAACTCTACAAGGAATCCATCACAGAACCCAAGAAGTTCTGGGGGAGGCTGGCGCGTGAGCTCCTGACCTGGTCCAAGGATTTCCAGACTGTCCACAGCGGCTCCCTCGCCGGGGGTGACAATGCCTGGTTCCTGGAGGGTGAGCTCAATGCGTCATACAACTGTGTCGATCGCCATGCCTTCAAGGACCCCAACAAGGTCGCCATCATCTACGAAGCCGACGAGCCCTCGGACGGCCGGAACGTCACCTACGGCGAGCTCCTGCGCGATGTCTCCAAGCTCGCCCACGTGCTCACCCAGATGGGCGTGCGCAAGGGCGACACCGTGGCCATCTACCTGCCCATGATCCCGGAGGCTATCGTTGCCCTTCTTGCTTGCAGCAGAATCGGCGCCGTTCACTCGGTTGTCTTTGCCGGTTTCTCGGCCGACTCGCTTCGCGACCGTGTCATCGATGGCGGTTCCAAGGtggtcatcaccaccgacgaggGCAAGCGTGGTGGAAAGTTGATTGGGACAAAGAAGATTGTCGATGAGGCTCTCAAGCAGTGCCCTGATGTCGGCCACGTGCTTGTGTACAAGCGCACCGGCGCCGACATCCCCATGACCGAGGGTCGCGATTTCTGGTGGcacgaggaggttgagaagtgGCCCTCATACTACCCCCCCGTGGCCGTCAACTCGGAGgaccctctcttcctcctctacACCTCCGGCTCTACCGGCAAGCCCAAGGGTGTCATGCACACCACCGGCGGTTATCTCCTGggcgccgccaccaccggaaAGTATGTGTTCGACATTCACGATGGCGACAGGTACTTCTgcggcggtgatgtcggCTGGATTACCGGTCACACCTATGTCGTCTACGCCCCACTCCTCCTGGGTGTGTCCACCGTCGTTTTCGAGGGTACACCCGCCTACCCCAACTTTTCCAGATACTGGGATATCATTGAGCAGCACAAGGTCACACAGTTCTATGTTGCTCCCACTGCCCTGCGTCTCCTGAAGCGCGCCGGCAACCAGCATGTGCGTAACGAGATGAAGCACCTCAGAGTTCTTGGCTCCGTCGGTGAGCCAATCGCCGCCGAGATCTGGAAGTGGTActttgaggttgttggcaaggaggaggctcaCATTGTGGAC ACGTACTGGCAAACCGAGACCGGCTCCAACGTCATCACCCCTCTTGCTGGTGTTACTCCCACCAAGCCCGGCTCTGCCTCTCTTCCGTTCTTCGGCATCGAGCCTGCGATCGTCGACCCTGTCTCTGGCGAGGAGATCCATGGCAACGATGTCGAGGGTGTCCTTGCCTTCAAGCAGCCCTGGCCAAGCATGGCTCGCACCGTCTGGGGCGCCCACAAGCGCTACATGGACACTTACCTGAACGTGTACAAGGGTTACTAC TTCACGGGCGATGGTGCCGGTCGCGATCACGAGGGCTTCTACTGGATCCGTGGCCGTGTTGATGACGTTGTCAACGTCAGCGGTCACCGTCTCAGCACGGCTGAGATCGAGGCCGCCCTCATTGAGCACGCCTCCATTGCCGAGGCGGCCGTCGTTGGGGTTGCCGACGAGCTCACCGGTCAGGCTGTCAACGCCTTTGTGTCCATCAAGAACGGCGCCGAAGTCGATGATGCCCTCCGCAAGGACTTCATCCTCCAGGTCCGCAGGAGTATTGGCCCCTTCGCGGCGCCCAAGGCCGTGTTTGTTGTCCCAGATCTTCCCAAGACCCGCAGCGGCAAGATCATGAGACGTATTCTCAGAAAGATTCTtgccggtgaggaggacCAGCTTGGCGACATCAGCACTCTCTCGGACCCATCTGTTGTTGAGAAGATCATCAACATTGTGCacgagggcaagaagaaatAA